The segment ATGCCGTGCAAGTGTATGGCGCAgcgaaaaaattcacttttgagTCGCAAACATCGCAAGAATACGAAATTATCCCCGAAGAATACGAAACTTATGAAGAAGCACAAAAACGAATGGACCTCGAGCAAAAAGTTCGGTTGATTCAACGCAACTTTCGACGTCACATGTGGCAACAATTGATCAAATTCAGTGCAGCGGCATGGCGAGCTCGATGTGCAACGCTGGAAAAGAGCGAAAGTGATCGGCAAGACGAATATGTCGCTCGTCACGAAGAAAGTTGCATCAAAAAATCCCATCCGAAGACAAAACAAGACTTTGATCTCCTTTACGCGCAAGTCGAGTCATGGAAAGAATCCGAAATTGCAAGAATTAACGAGCAATTCACAGGTGCGCCAAAAATTGCCGAACTAAATGCACTTCTGGACAAGGAAATAAAACTCCTGAACGAAATTCAGCATCAGAGATTCATGCTGCGAAAAGAACTGGAGAACGAAAAAGCCGCCAAACTCTTGGATAAATTGGGCAAACCCGTTTCTTGGGTCACGAGTAAGAATAAAAAGATCGAAATGGATACGTTGAGCACCCAAAGAGCGCGATTCCTCACGAAATATTACgtggaaatgaaaaaaactgtCGGTCCGGAGGAGAGATTGAAGATTTTGGCTCACGTGATGCCCGTGGTTTACAGAGAAGAACATTCCAAAGTGCCGCCGTTGCTGGAAATGATCGAACGCGagaaaaatatgttgattTGTGGCGTCGATATGGATAGCTTGGAAGGTCTGAGACGAAGAGAAGCGATATTGATGAtggaaattatcaaaaatgaggAGAATGAAAGACGGGAAAGTaagtttttgtgattttttgactttaacagtttttgtcgcattttaaattttggttaaaaaattcattaaaactcataaatttttcagtaaaaaaaataaattttgagtgaaattataaattttccataaaataattaaaaatttttcataaaaaaaaaattttgagtgaaattaaaaatttttcataaaaaatttttttcataaatttttcataaaaaaataaaaaattttcataaaaaaaataaattttgagtgaaatcataaattttccgtaaaattttaaatttttcataaaaaaaaaatttggagtgaaatcaaaaatttttcataaaaaaaatttttcataaaaaaaataaattttgagtgaaatcataaatttttctctaaataattaaaaatttttcataaaaaaaataaattttgagtgaaatcataaatttttcataaaaaaataaattttgagtgaaatttaaaattttcataaaaaaataaattttgagtgaaattataaatttttcataaaaaaataaattttgagtgaaattttaaatttttcataaaaaaaaataaattttgagtgaaattttaaatttttcataaaaaaaaataaattttgagtgaaattataaattttccataaaaaaaataaattttgagtaaaatcataaatttttcataaaaaaaataaattttgagtgaaattttaaattttccgtaaattttttttctccacagAACCAAAGATGAAATTATGCGGCAAATGTCACGTGGTTCGCCCCATTATAGAATTCGCGATGCAAACGCGTCAAACGAACGCCAGCATGTGTCAACGTTGTTCAAGTCTCAACGAACCGCCCGTCGACCAAACCGTATATTTATCCATCCTTCGATCGATTCGTCGCG is part of the Culicoides brevitarsis isolate CSIRO-B50_1 chromosome 3, AGI_CSIRO_Cbre_v1, whole genome shotgun sequence genome and harbors:
- the LOC134835011 gene encoding IQ and ubiquitin-like domain-containing protein; the protein is MSRDGCPKNLLVEIENRSIVKPFIGGYVHKKTGVEYHDAFSQTGPSDEKISKLQEKLTRDTQTVEVAVTGAETLLDHAVQVYGAAKKFTFESQTSQEYEIIPEEYETYEEAQKRMDLEQKVRLIQRNFRRHMWQQLIKFSAAAWRARCATLEKSESDRQDEYVARHEESCIKKSHPKTKQDFDLLYAQVESWKESEIARINEQFTGAPKIAELNALLDKEIKLLNEIQHQRFMLRKELENEKAAKLLDKLGKPVSWVTSKNKKIEMDTLSTQRARFLTKYYVEMKKTVGPEERLKILAHVMPVVYREEHSKVPPLLEMIEREKNMLICGVDMDSLEGLRRREAILMMEIIKNEENERREKPKMKLCGKCHVVRPIIEFAMQTRQTNASMCQRCSSLNEPPVDQTVYLSILRSIRRDERRRGALSSYAFIIQETDIKYIVENIWHGHSILSQCAARSDLRMPRFYINEDWSPWNCVLLTENEARLHVKIEDLEYVYEENVMRDIKNKHELARGAFRQLRDVDDVFVESGEWWDAGMQEGG